The bacterium genome window below encodes:
- a CDS encoding NAD(P)-dependent oxidoreductase, which produces MKRVGMIGLGEMGLPMAKNLVRRGFEAVGFDLRGDPCRALAQAGGHAATTAAEAARLADAVVVMVRTPAQAEQVVLGEDGVLAQAKPGATVIVMSTIGVGPMRRLGTAAREREFPFLDAPVSGGRARAEDGTLTIIVGAAPKDLAPALPVLEAMGSQIEHVGDVGAGTAVKMANQVLLTVSFLAAREVAAMAETTGVPIERLWEVLKTCTGTTWVVEHWSTARTWIESDQTGKATLDILVKDTGLALDFARDSGVPARLLPLAAQMIQELTRQIGG; this is translated from the coding sequence ATGAAGCGAGTGGGAATGATCGGGCTGGGGGAGATGGGCCTCCCCATGGCCAAGAACCTCGTCCGCCGCGGGTTTGAAGCCGTCGGGTTCGACCTGCGTGGAGATCCCTGCCGCGCGCTGGCCCAGGCCGGGGGTCACGCCGCCACGACCGCGGCCGAGGCGGCACGCCTGGCGGACGCGGTCGTGGTCATGGTGCGCACGCCCGCCCAAGCCGAGCAGGTGGTGCTCGGGGAGGACGGGGTCCTGGCGCAGGCGAAGCCGGGGGCCACCGTCATCGTCATGAGCACCATCGGCGTCGGGCCGATGCGTCGGCTCGGAACCGCCGCGCGGGAACGCGAGTTCCCGTTCCTTGACGCTCCGGTCAGCGGCGGTCGGGCCCGGGCGGAGGACGGGACGCTGACGATCATCGTCGGCGCGGCCCCCAAGGACCTGGCGCCGGCGCTGCCGGTACTTGAGGCGATGGGCTCACAGATCGAGCACGTCGGCGACGTCGGCGCCGGCACCGCGGTCAAGATGGCGAATCAGGTGTTGCTGACGGTGAGCTTTCTCGCGGCGCGCGAGGTCGCGGCGATGGCCGAGACCACGGGGGTGCCGATCGAGCGGCTTTGGGAGGTGCTCAAGACCTGCACGGGCACCACCTGGGTCGTCGAGCACTGGTCGACGGCTCGGACCTGGATCGAGAGCGACCAGACCGGGAAGGCGACGTTGGACATCCTGGTCAAGGACACCGGCCTCGCCCTCGACTTCGCCCGAGACAGCGGCGTCCCCGCGAGGCTCCTGCCGCTCGCCGCGCAGATGATCCAGGAGCTGACCCGACAGATCGGCGGGTAG
- a CDS encoding extracellular solute-binding protein codes for MSGAFGSRSRSKLNRRQFLTAAGAGVAGGALLRLAPWETGVAPAQIKGTTLRILTWSHFVPAYDTAFDKYAVDWGKTNGVDVRVDHISIDDLPARIAAELAAGAGHDIFQMNGQIQTTLYYKHMVDVTDICDKLGKAAGGWLPMAQNVSVVGGQWYAVPEFYIPQPMMWRGDLWQQYSLPLPSTWENLRKAATVGKKNGHPAGFAISHCNDSNHNWRAVFYAFGVHETDPSGKELAWDSKALREAMDFSKALWSEGMTSEVFSWDNVSDNRYLDSGVAIYIHDALSSLFSIEESNPKLFASVNAGVPGDEPKGSVRSAAVVDPTILGIWNFSKNQAGAKAFLEEYGGDVKFSLVASKGYNMPYLKAWYKKPMPGLDRYPSKLALIQDWDKVALVFGYPGPATAPASEVLSTFVVPDMLARYCHGESLESSISWGLGQIKGIYAKYK; via the coding sequence ATGAGTGGCGCTTTCGGATCGCGCTCGCGCAGCAAGCTCAACCGAAGACAGTTCTTGACCGCGGCGGGGGCTGGGGTGGCCGGGGGAGCCCTACTGCGGCTGGCGCCGTGGGAGACGGGGGTCGCCCCTGCGCAGATCAAAGGGACAACGCTTCGCATCCTGACCTGGAGCCATTTCGTCCCCGCGTACGACACCGCGTTCGATAAGTACGCCGTCGATTGGGGCAAGACCAACGGGGTCGATGTGCGGGTCGACCACATCAGCATCGACGATCTTCCCGCGCGCATCGCGGCGGAGCTCGCCGCGGGGGCCGGGCACGACATCTTCCAGATGAACGGGCAGATCCAGACCACCCTCTACTACAAGCACATGGTGGATGTCACCGACATCTGCGACAAACTGGGGAAGGCCGCCGGCGGTTGGCTGCCGATGGCCCAAAACGTCTCGGTGGTCGGCGGTCAATGGTACGCGGTTCCCGAGTTCTACATCCCGCAGCCGATGATGTGGCGGGGGGACCTGTGGCAGCAATATAGTCTCCCGCTCCCGTCGACCTGGGAAAACCTTCGAAAGGCGGCGACGGTCGGGAAGAAGAATGGCCACCCCGCCGGCTTCGCCATCTCCCACTGCAACGACTCGAACCATAACTGGCGGGCCGTGTTCTACGCCTTCGGGGTGCACGAGACCGATCCGTCTGGGAAGGAGCTGGCCTGGGACTCGAAGGCGCTTCGGGAAGCCATGGACTTCAGCAAGGCCCTCTGGTCGGAAGGGATGACCAGTGAAGTCTTCTCCTGGGACAACGTCTCGGACAACCGGTACCTGGACTCGGGGGTTGCCATCTACATCCACGACGCCCTCTCGTCGCTCTTCTCCATTGAGGAGAGTAACCCCAAGCTGTTCGCCTCGGTCAACGCGGGCGTTCCCGGCGACGAGCCGAAAGGGTCGGTGCGGAGTGCCGCGGTCGTTGACCCGACGATCCTCGGGATCTGGAACTTCTCGAAGAACCAGGCGGGGGCGAAGGCCTTCCTCGAGGAGTACGGCGGCGATGTGAAGTTCTCGCTCGTGGCGAGCAAAGGGTATAACATGCCGTACCTGAAGGCATGGTACAAGAAGCCGATGCCGGGCCTTGACCGATATCCCTCAAAGCTCGCGCTGATTCAGGATTGGGACAAGGTTGCGCTGGTTTTTGGGTACCCGGGACCGGCCACGGCTCCGGCCTCGGAGGTCCTCTCCACGTTCGTCGTCCCCGATATGTTGGCGAGATACTGTCACGGGGAGAGCTTGGAGAGCTCGATCAGTTGGGGGTTGGGACAGATCAAGGGTATCTACGCCAAGTACAAGTAA
- a CDS encoding MFS transporter: MTATRGGRPRSPVLSPLRHRNLRLFFAGQGVSLIGTWMQTVGQAWLVLTLTRSPFLLGVINALQWFPVLLLSLPAGVLVDRVPKRTLIMATQSLFLLLALTLGLLTVTGHVRYWHVALLAALLGTVNAFDVPARQSFIVEMVGGTDDLTGAIALNSSVFNGARLIGPGLAGLMIAAWGVGAAFLANAASFIAVIAALGAMRVVPTIRVAPAVGLLMGITEGMEFIRRSATVLRVLVTLAALSLFAMNFNVFVPVLAHAQLHLDASGFGFLLAAQGLGALVGSLAVAWTSGFGPRSSYLLWGAILLCAALIALSQVARPDLAGVELFFGGMGMVMFTATANSTVQLEAPAALRGRVMSAYAMVFNGLAPFGALMMGGIIGAWGLSIGLLVGGGVGAVGVFTVRGLLGRGASPVAVAG, from the coding sequence GTGACCGCGACGCGGGGCGGGCGCCCCCGCTCTCCGGTGCTGTCCCCGCTGCGCCACCGGAACCTCCGGCTGTTCTTCGCCGGGCAAGGGGTCTCGCTGATCGGGACCTGGATGCAGACCGTCGGGCAAGCGTGGCTGGTCCTAACGTTGACACGATCTCCGTTCCTCCTCGGCGTGATCAACGCGCTCCAGTGGTTCCCCGTGTTGCTCCTGTCGCTCCCCGCTGGGGTGCTCGTGGACCGTGTGCCGAAACGCACCTTGATCATGGCCACGCAGTCCCTGTTTCTGCTGTTGGCGCTGACGCTCGGGCTGCTGACGGTCACCGGCCACGTCCGGTACTGGCACGTGGCGCTGCTGGCCGCGCTGCTCGGCACGGTGAACGCCTTTGACGTGCCGGCCCGACAATCGTTCATCGTGGAGATGGTCGGCGGGACCGACGATCTCACCGGCGCAATCGCCCTCAACTCATCGGTGTTCAACGGCGCGCGGTTGATCGGCCCGGGACTCGCCGGGCTGATGATCGCCGCTTGGGGGGTGGGAGCGGCGTTTCTCGCCAACGCGGCGAGCTTCATCGCGGTGATCGCCGCGCTCGGCGCGATGCGGGTCGTCCCCACGATCCGCGTGGCCCCGGCGGTGGGCCTCCTGATGGGGATCACCGAAGGAATGGAGTTCATCCGGCGCTCGGCGACCGTCCTCCGGGTTCTGGTCACGCTGGCCGCGCTCAGCTTGTTCGCGATGAACTTCAACGTGTTCGTCCCGGTGCTGGCGCACGCTCAGCTCCACCTTGACGCGAGCGGGTTCGGGTTCCTCCTGGCCGCCCAGGGGCTGGGGGCGCTGGTCGGTTCGCTCGCCGTGGCTTGGACGAGCGGGTTCGGCCCTCGCTCGTCCTACCTGCTCTGGGGGGCGATCCTGCTCTGCGCCGCATTGATCGCCCTCAGCCAGGTCGCCCGGCCGGATCTCGCCGGGGTCGAGCTGTTCTTCGGCGGAATGGGGATGGTGATGTTCACCGCGACCGCGAACAGCACGGTGCAGTTGGAGGCGCCGGCCGCGCTTCGGGGGCGCGTCATGAGCGCCTATGCCATGGTGTTTAACGGGCTCGCCCCTTTTGGTGCGCTGATGATGGGTGGGATCATTGGGGCCTGGGGGCTGTCCATCGGGCTGCTCGTCGGCGGCGGGGTGGGGGCGGTGGGGGTGTTTACGGTTCGCGGCCTCCTCGGGCGGGGCGCCTCCCCGGTCGCGGTCGCCGGATGA
- a CDS encoding sugar ABC transporter permease, which yields MANVELAVGTRAHARRGSFTRQRLIFGYSLLAPAVIYMAVLVGAPFFFSLYLSLSDASVGNQIARFVGFQNFVAIFQDSSVRQALRNTVMFTVIAGIAKALLGGMLGFLLIQDVRGRRLIRSLVVLPWTLPVVITALAWKWAFDPQFSTLNWVANHLHLMSGWPNWLGEPGLAMAAVISVNVWRGFPFGAIVLMAGMSSVPLELLDSAKVDGANFFLRWHYIIVPIIAPILFVGLLFDTVFTLSDLSIVYLLTMGGPMNSTEILPTRAFEIGIQAGALGRGAAISLILFPILLPIVYFLLRTLRRREAL from the coding sequence GTGGCGAACGTCGAGCTGGCTGTGGGGACCCGAGCGCACGCCAGGCGGGGATCGTTTACTCGCCAGCGCCTCATCTTTGGCTATTCCCTGCTGGCTCCGGCCGTCATCTACATGGCCGTGCTGGTGGGCGCCCCGTTCTTCTTCTCCCTGTACCTCAGCCTCAGCGACGCGTCCGTCGGCAACCAGATTGCCCGGTTCGTTGGGTTCCAGAACTTCGTCGCGATCTTTCAGGACAGCTCGGTCCGCCAGGCCCTCCGCAACACGGTGATGTTCACGGTGATCGCCGGAATCGCGAAGGCCCTGCTCGGCGGAATGCTCGGCTTCCTGCTCATCCAGGACGTCCGCGGCAGGCGGTTGATCCGGTCGCTGGTTGTGCTCCCGTGGACGCTTCCCGTCGTCATCACCGCGCTCGCCTGGAAATGGGCGTTCGATCCCCAGTTCAGCACGCTGAACTGGGTCGCGAACCACCTCCACCTGATGAGCGGGTGGCCGAACTGGCTGGGGGAACCCGGGCTGGCGATGGCGGCGGTGATCTCGGTCAACGTGTGGCGCGGATTTCCCTTCGGCGCGATCGTGCTGATGGCGGGGATGTCCTCGGTCCCGCTGGAGCTCCTCGATTCGGCGAAGGTGGACGGGGCAAACTTCTTCCTGCGCTGGCACTACATCATTGTGCCGATTATCGCGCCGATCCTCTTTGTGGGACTGCTGTTCGACACCGTGTTCACGCTGTCGGATCTCAGCATCGTCTATCTGTTGACGATGGGAGGGCCGATGAACTCGACGGAGATCCTGCCGACGCGCGCGTTTGAGATCGGTATCCAGGCCGGGGCGCTGGGGCGGGGCGCGGCGATCTCGCTGATCTTGTTCCCGATCCTGCTTCCCATCGTCTACTTCCTGCTCCGGACGCTGCGGAGGCGGGAGGCCCTGTGA
- a CDS encoding ABC transporter ATP-binding protein, whose translation MLEDVSLDVPAGRAVALVGASGAGKSMTAYAILKLFPVPAKITAGTIVLDGVDLVPLSERQMQRYRGRRIAIIFQEPGSALDPVMSIGDQVMEGIVAHLGRRGARDRAAEALTRVGLDPGLLRRYPHELSGGQRQRVLVAAAIAPGPELLIADEPTAALDVTVQAQILDLLGRLQRDLGMSLLLITHDLGIVAQTCDRVHVMRAGQVVESADTRQLFAAPQHPYTRTLVAGAQRLGLWPG comes from the coding sequence GTGCTCGAGGACGTCTCGCTGGACGTGCCGGCCGGGCGGGCCGTGGCCCTGGTCGGGGCCTCGGGCGCCGGCAAATCGATGACGGCCTACGCGATACTGAAGCTCTTTCCGGTGCCCGCGAAGATTACCGCCGGGACGATCGTGCTCGATGGCGTCGACCTTGTGCCGCTCTCGGAACGACAGATGCAGCGGTATCGGGGACGGCGGATTGCCATCATCTTCCAAGAGCCGGGCTCGGCGCTCGATCCGGTGATGTCCATCGGCGACCAGGTGATGGAGGGGATCGTCGCCCACCTCGGCCGCCGCGGGGCGCGCGACCGGGCGGCGGAAGCCCTCACCCGGGTGGGGTTGGACCCCGGGCTGCTCCGGCGGTACCCGCACGAGCTGTCCGGGGGGCAGCGGCAGCGCGTCCTGGTCGCGGCCGCGATCGCCCCCGGCCCGGAACTCCTCATCGCCGACGAACCGACGGCGGCCTTGGATGTCACCGTCCAGGCGCAGATCCTCGATCTCCTCGGCCGGCTGCAGCGCGACCTCGGCATGTCGCTGCTCCTGATCACCCACGATCTCGGGATCGTGGCCCAAACCTGCGACCGGGTTCACGTGATGCGGGCCGGGCAGGTCGTCGAATCGGCCGACACCCGGCAGCTGTTCGCCGCCCCCCAGCATCCCTATACCCGTACACTGGTGGCCGGAGCGCAACGGCTGGGGCTCTGGCCCGGGTGA
- a CDS encoding carbohydrate ABC transporter permease, whose protein sequence is MSGLETLRSSPALPTAGARRAETREIRKHILVYAGLLPFVVIALFPVVWMGVTAFKTDADLVNPAASPFWFIQPPTFQHFTYLFQHTQYGYWVSNTAQIAFWVSAITLLTGIPAGYALARVGLPGAENMGIAIFLGYLVPPILLFIPLARIVGITHLIDTKWALVLVYPTFTIPFCTWLLSGFFKTVPPEIEEAALVDGCGRFAALIRTVIPVSWPGILTAVIFAFTLTMQDFLYALVFVSVGDQKPVPLGVATDLIRGDVYFWGSLMAGALLVGIPVAILYSLFLDQFISGITSAAVK, encoded by the coding sequence GTGAGCGGCTTGGAAACCCTTCGATCCAGCCCGGCGCTCCCGACGGCGGGAGCGCGGCGGGCGGAGACGCGGGAGATCCGCAAGCACATCCTCGTCTACGCCGGCCTGCTGCCGTTCGTCGTGATCGCGTTGTTCCCGGTGGTTTGGATGGGCGTCACGGCCTTCAAAACCGATGCCGACCTCGTGAACCCCGCGGCCTCGCCGTTCTGGTTCATTCAACCTCCGACGTTCCAGCACTTCACGTATCTGTTTCAGCACACCCAGTACGGCTATTGGGTGTCCAACACGGCGCAGATCGCCTTCTGGGTGTCGGCGATCACCCTCCTGACGGGGATTCCGGCCGGGTACGCCCTGGCACGCGTGGGCCTGCCCGGCGCGGAGAACATGGGGATCGCGATCTTCCTTGGGTACCTGGTCCCCCCCATCCTGCTGTTCATCCCGCTCGCCCGGATCGTAGGGATCACGCACCTCATCGATACCAAATGGGCGCTCGTGCTCGTGTACCCCACCTTCACGATCCCGTTCTGCACCTGGCTGCTCAGCGGGTTCTTCAAAACGGTTCCGCCCGAGATCGAGGAGGCGGCCTTGGTGGACGGGTGCGGGCGTTTTGCTGCCCTGATCCGGACCGTGATACCCGTGAGCTGGCCGGGCATTCTCACCGCGGTGATCTTCGCGTTCACCCTGACGATGCAGGATTTCCTTTACGCGCTGGTGTTCGTGTCCGTGGGCGATCAGAAGCCGGTTCCGCTCGGGGTCGCCACCGACCTGATCCGGGGCGACGTCTACTTCTGGGGCTCGCTCATGGCGGGCGCCCTGCTCGTGGGGATTCCGGTCGCCATCCTCTACAGCCTCTTCCTCGACCAGTTCATCTCCGGGATTACGAGCGCCGCGGTGAAGTGA
- a CDS encoding amidohydrolase family protein — translation MIRIEADQMIDGVGEDPRRPGRLVVEGERIAGIGGSLPPPAAGQLRGSTRSPDVTLSLPGCTLLPGLIDFHSHVGIDTRWGDLGAQVQVPPAESLAAGIARIQEDLRAGVTTLRLCGDRHGVDLVLRREAEDGRIVAPRLRAAGRAIRSPRSRGGAVASVFTDDPAEIARAAASNIAEGVDFVKLFVSDGAGDPAVEPTTCYYGEAEVAAAVRPAHAAGRPVAAHLVGGAGVAAALGGGLDVIEHGWFLTEDDLDLIGRHDVLLTLTLGVLCGPHGHAFGTDPAELARLRALGEAACATARRVIARGLRYVLGTDAVHGCLADELAWVVSLGESPIRAIRAATVWPATALGLGETLGVLAPGKVADVIGVEGDPLSEIGAMARVRLVLSRGRVVYMHQRGERQ, via the coding sequence GTGATCCGGATCGAGGCGGACCAGATGATCGACGGCGTGGGAGAGGACCCACGCCGTCCCGGGAGGCTGGTGGTCGAGGGCGAGCGCATCGCCGGGATCGGTGGGAGCCTACCGCCGCCTGCCGCCGGCCAACTTCGGGGATCGACCCGCTCGCCCGACGTCACGCTCTCGCTGCCCGGATGCACACTCCTGCCCGGCCTGATCGATTTTCACTCCCACGTCGGCATCGATACCCGGTGGGGCGATTTGGGAGCTCAGGTCCAGGTTCCCCCGGCCGAGTCCTTGGCCGCGGGGATCGCCCGGATCCAAGAGGATCTCCGCGCGGGGGTGACGACCCTTCGGCTGTGCGGGGATCGGCACGGCGTGGATCTCGTGCTGCGCCGGGAAGCTGAGGATGGGCGCATCGTCGCCCCGCGCCTGCGGGCGGCCGGGCGAGCGATTCGATCGCCCCGCAGTCGGGGCGGGGCGGTGGCCTCGGTCTTCACCGACGATCCCGCCGAGATCGCCCGGGCGGCCGCGTCGAACATCGCGGAGGGGGTGGACTTCGTGAAACTCTTCGTGTCGGACGGCGCGGGCGATCCGGCCGTTGAGCCGACCACCTGCTACTATGGCGAGGCTGAGGTGGCGGCGGCGGTGCGGCCGGCGCACGCCGCCGGCCGGCCGGTTGCCGCCCACCTGGTGGGAGGAGCGGGCGTTGCCGCCGCGCTGGGCGGGGGCCTCGACGTCATCGAGCACGGGTGGTTCCTCACGGAGGACGATCTGGATCTGATCGGCCGCCACGACGTCCTGCTGACGCTGACCCTCGGCGTGCTCTGCGGTCCCCACGGGCACGCGTTCGGCACGGACCCCGCCGAGCTCGCCCGGCTGCGTGCCCTCGGCGAGGCGGCCTGCGCCACCGCCCGCCGGGTCATCGCTCGGGGGCTCCGGTACGTCTTGGGAACGGACGCCGTGCACGGATGTTTGGCCGATGAGCTCGCCTGGGTGGTTTCGCTTGGCGAAAGTCCGATCCGCGCAATCCGCGCGGCCACGGTGTGGCCGGCCACGGCGCTCGGGCTTGGTGAGACGCTGGGGGTGCTGGCCCCGGGGAAGGTCGCCGATGTGATCGGCGTGGAGGGAGATCCGCTCAGCGAGATCGGGGCGATGGCCCGGGTGCGGCTCGTCCTGAGCCGCGGGCGCGTCGTCTACATGCACCAGCGGGGAGAGCGCCAATGA
- a CDS encoding DUF2848 family protein, giving the protein MMRVVLEMVAAGGAWRWTPEVYAIINGGWAGRDMAAVQAHVNEMRALGIPAPTDVPITFTVAQTMLTQGDRIEIYSPQSSGEVEYVLVATRERVALTVGSDHTDREVEATSIELSKRICPNVVAGTAWDYREVAGHVDELILRAWVREQGTWYAYQDAPLNELLSPTYWLDRLAGRLPERGAVLVFSGTVPTRGGSLRYGDGFRVSLEDPRLRRSIVHEYDAALVPNPLA; this is encoded by the coding sequence ATGATGCGGGTCGTGCTGGAGATGGTCGCGGCGGGGGGGGCGTGGCGGTGGACGCCGGAAGTCTACGCGATCATCAACGGCGGATGGGCCGGACGGGACATGGCGGCCGTCCAGGCGCACGTGAACGAGATGCGCGCCCTGGGGATCCCTGCCCCCACCGACGTGCCGATCACCTTCACCGTCGCGCAGACGATGCTGACACAGGGCGATCGGATCGAGATCTACTCGCCCCAGAGCTCGGGCGAGGTCGAGTACGTGCTGGTCGCGACCAGGGAGCGCGTCGCCCTCACCGTAGGTAGCGACCACACCGATCGCGAGGTGGAAGCCACCTCGATCGAACTGTCAAAGCGCATCTGCCCAAACGTCGTGGCCGGCACAGCCTGGGATTATCGGGAGGTCGCCGGGCACGTCGACGAACTCATCCTGCGCGCATGGGTGCGAGAGCAGGGAACGTGGTATGCCTACCAGGACGCCCCACTCAACGAGCTCCTCTCGCCAACCTACTGGCTCGATCGACTCGCCGGGCGCCTGCCGGAGCGGGGGGCCGTCTTGGTATTTTCGGGAACGGTGCCGACCCGTGGGGGCTCCCTCCGGTATGGGGACGGATTTCGTGTCAGCTTGGAGGATCCCCGCCTCCGCCGATCGATCGTGCACGAGTACGATGCGGCGTTGGTGCCCAATCCGCTGGCCTGA